In Geotalea uraniireducens, one genomic interval encodes:
- a CDS encoding GTP-binding protein: MSFINYASREINCKIVYYGPGLCGKTTNLQYVYQKTAPEAKGKMISLATETERTLFFDFLPLALGEIRGFKTRFHLYTVPGQVFYDASRKLILKGVDGVVFVADSQDERMDANIESLENLRINLGEQGYDLDKLPYVVQYNKRDLPNILSVEELRSELNPTGVPEFEACATTGEGVFETLKAVAKLILIDLKKGR; the protein is encoded by the coding sequence ATGTCCTTCATCAATTACGCATCACGCGAAATAAACTGCAAGATCGTCTATTACGGCCCCGGCCTCTGCGGTAAGACCACCAATCTGCAGTACGTTTATCAGAAGACCGCCCCCGAGGCGAAAGGGAAGATGATCAGCCTGGCCACCGAAACGGAGCGGACGCTCTTTTTCGACTTCCTGCCGCTGGCACTCGGCGAAATCCGTGGTTTCAAGACCCGCTTCCATCTCTATACCGTTCCCGGCCAGGTATTCTATGATGCCTCGCGGAAACTGATTCTCAAGGGGGTGGACGGTGTGGTGTTCGTTGCCGACTCCCAGGACGAGCGGATGGACGCCAACATCGAGTCGCTGGAGAACCTCCGGATCAACCTCGGCGAGCAGGGGTACGATCTGGACAAGCTGCCGTACGTCGTCCAGTACAACAAGCGTGACCTGCCGAACATCCTGTCGGTCGAGGAACTCCGTAGTGAGCTGAATCCGACCGGGGTGCCCGAGTTCGAGGCGTGCGCCACTACCGGCGAAGGGGTCTTCGAAACGCTCAAGGCGGTTGCCAAGCTGATTCTCATTGATCTGAAGAAGGGGCGTTAG
- a CDS encoding roadblock/LC7 domain-containing protein, which translates to MAYPQMVMYDEEFKQINAVIEKLLREANAKVIFLVDKNGQLISGVGETERFDTTSLASLTAGNIAATGGLAKLIGEKEFSILFHEGEKDNLHISIVGGRVILVVLFDSRSSLGLVRLRVKKASDELTAVFDRLMTRAEEKERSGIQDFPFAEITDDDIDNLFS; encoded by the coding sequence ATGGCTTATCCTCAAATGGTGATGTACGATGAGGAGTTCAAGCAGATCAACGCGGTCATCGAAAAGCTGCTCAGAGAGGCCAACGCAAAGGTGATTTTCCTGGTCGACAAGAACGGCCAGCTGATCTCCGGTGTTGGCGAAACCGAACGCTTCGATACGACCTCCCTCGCCTCGCTGACGGCGGGGAACATCGCCGCCACCGGCGGCCTGGCCAAGCTGATCGGCGAAAAAGAATTTTCCATCCTCTTCCACGAGGGCGAAAAGGATAACCTGCATATCTCCATCGTCGGCGGCCGGGTCATCCTGGTTGTCCTCTTCGACAGCCGCTCTTCGCTCGGTCTGGTGCGGCTCCGGGTGAAGAAGGCTTCTGATGAACTTACCGCCGTTTTCGACCGGCTGATGACCCGGGCCGAAGAGAAAGAGCGGAGCGGCATCCAGGATTTCCCCTTTGCCGAGATTACCGACGACGACATCGATAACCTGTTCAGCTAG
- the recC gene encoding exodeoxyribonuclease V subunit gamma gives MPLTIYTGNRMEHLVAHLATMVSESPLPPLAPETIIVQSPGMERWVAMALADRLGGWANADYPFPNAMIWRIFRAVLGELPPTAEDSPFAPEPLRWRLMTILPSLLERREYAPLKAYLADDGDGRKLFQLAGTIADTFDQYGLYRPELLLRWERGEGDDWQPDLWRRLTAEAAVPHRATLLAEFRRAVSRLREAPAGLPARLSLIGISALPPFHLEVLTRLAGQLPVNLFLLNPCRTYWGGIVSAREQARLERRDAESAPPDDYFELGNPLLASLGRTGRDFFELLLDSAEPGATVEDFTAGEETTLLAMVQGDILDLRDRTAAGEVKGTIAPGDASIRVHSCHSPLREVEVLYDTLLELFAGDPTLTPRDVLVMTPEIESYAPYVSAVFGSPESPERRIPYAIADRSLRREGVVAEALIKVLRLAGSRCTASEVLDFLALAPVARRYAIGQRGVATIRGWVREAGIRWGIDRADRGEQKLPAFAENSWRSGLDRLLLGYAMAGEREGRFCAGILPFDRVAGEAALLGSFLEFTGRLFATLRQLRQPRPAPEWLTLLRGVLVDFIAADQDEERELLAIDGTIDALAAAWRVADFSDELTLEQMTAWLDERLGRLGPGGGFLTGGVTFCAMLPMRSIPFRVIALLGMDDGAYPRRNPPSGFNLIAAAPRPGDRSLRDEDRYLFLEALLSARQRLHISYLGQGIVDGGTRPPSVLVSELLDYLERGFVVAGAADKNLRETVEVRQRLQPFSRDYFRGDAGSPLFSYSRENLAGSLAKGRGAEPRPFMVAPLPVPDEVTTITLADLAAFLANPARQFLRLRLGVHLERSEELLPECEPFLPDPLERYQLDQEVVATLLAGGDPELQREVLRSRGLLPPGAIGAEVFRRRVAAVADFAAEVGATLAGEALSPLEVDLPLGGVRLVGRLRRLGPAGLVQYRFAKLKAKDRLRAWLEHLALNAVAPAECPRRTVLFASDATVTYEPLTAAAGELERLVGLYRQGLAAPLRFFPESSLEYARKSREPKKADQAPAAARKKWRGSEEYPGEGEEPAFRRCFGAAEPFAGDFAAVALTVYGPLLDCQTERKRK, from the coding sequence ATGCCCTTGACTATCTATACCGGCAACCGGATGGAGCACCTGGTCGCGCACCTGGCGACCATGGTCAGCGAGTCGCCCCTGCCGCCGTTGGCGCCGGAGACGATCATCGTCCAGAGCCCGGGAATGGAACGCTGGGTGGCGATGGCGCTGGCTGACCGCCTCGGTGGCTGGGCCAACGCCGATTATCCATTTCCCAACGCCATGATCTGGCGGATCTTCCGGGCGGTGCTCGGCGAGCTGCCGCCGACTGCCGAGGATTCGCCCTTTGCCCCCGAGCCGCTTCGCTGGCGGCTGATGACCATCCTTCCCTCCTTGCTCGAACGCCGGGAGTATGCACCGCTCAAAGCATATCTGGCCGACGACGGCGACGGGCGGAAGCTCTTCCAGCTGGCCGGGACGATTGCCGATACCTTCGACCAGTATGGCCTCTATCGGCCGGAACTGCTGCTCCGCTGGGAACGCGGCGAGGGGGACGACTGGCAACCGGACCTCTGGCGGCGGCTGACGGCAGAGGCGGCCGTCCCTCATCGGGCGACCCTGCTGGCGGAATTCCGCCGGGCCGTTTCCCGGCTGCGGGAGGCCCCTGCCGGACTTCCCGCCCGCCTCTCGCTGATCGGCATCTCGGCGTTGCCGCCGTTCCATCTGGAAGTCCTGACCCGGCTTGCCGGCCAGCTGCCGGTCAATCTGTTCCTGCTGAACCCTTGCCGTACCTACTGGGGGGGAATCGTCTCCGCCCGGGAGCAGGCCCGCCTCGAACGGCGAGATGCCGAAAGCGCGCCGCCCGACGACTATTTCGAGCTCGGCAACCCTCTGCTCGCCTCGCTGGGCCGGACCGGTCGGGACTTTTTCGAGCTGCTGCTCGACAGCGCGGAACCAGGGGCTACCGTCGAAGATTTTACGGCGGGCGAGGAGACGACCCTGCTCGCCATGGTCCAGGGAGATATCCTCGACCTGCGGGATCGGACGGCTGCCGGCGAGGTCAAGGGGACCATCGCTCCGGGGGATGCCAGCATCCGGGTCCATTCCTGCCATAGCCCGCTGCGGGAGGTCGAGGTGCTGTACGATACGCTCCTCGAGCTGTTTGCCGGCGATCCGACCCTTACCCCCCGGGATGTGCTGGTGATGACGCCGGAGATCGAGAGCTACGCGCCATACGTTTCGGCGGTGTTCGGCTCGCCCGAATCGCCGGAGCGGCGGATCCCCTACGCGATTGCCGATCGGAGCCTCCGGCGCGAGGGGGTGGTCGCCGAGGCGCTCATCAAGGTGCTCCGACTGGCGGGGAGCCGCTGTACGGCCAGCGAAGTGCTCGATTTCCTCGCTCTGGCGCCGGTGGCCCGGCGGTATGCCATCGGGCAGCGGGGGGTGGCGACCATTCGTGGCTGGGTGCGGGAAGCCGGCATCCGCTGGGGGATCGACCGCGCCGACCGCGGCGAGCAAAAGCTTCCCGCGTTTGCGGAAAATTCCTGGCGGTCGGGACTTGACCGGCTGCTGCTCGGCTATGCGATGGCCGGCGAGCGGGAGGGGCGGTTCTGTGCCGGGATTCTCCCCTTCGACCGGGTTGCGGGGGAGGCGGCGCTCCTCGGCTCGTTCCTGGAGTTTACCGGCCGGCTGTTCGCCACGTTGCGGCAGCTGCGGCAGCCGCGGCCGGCGCCGGAATGGCTCACCCTGTTGCGCGGCGTGCTGGTCGACTTCATTGCCGCCGATCAGGACGAGGAGCGGGAGCTCTTGGCGATCGATGGAACGATTGACGCGCTGGCGGCGGCATGGCGGGTGGCCGATTTTAGCGACGAACTGACTCTGGAACAGATGACGGCGTGGCTGGACGAACGCCTCGGCCGGCTGGGGCCGGGGGGAGGCTTCCTGACCGGCGGGGTGACCTTTTGCGCCATGCTGCCGATGCGGAGCATTCCCTTCCGGGTCATCGCCCTGCTCGGGATGGACGACGGCGCCTATCCGCGGCGCAATCCGCCGTCGGGCTTCAACCTGATTGCCGCCGCTCCCCGCCCGGGTGACCGCTCGCTACGCGACGAGGACCGTTATCTGTTCCTGGAGGCGCTCCTGTCGGCCCGGCAGCGGCTGCACATCAGCTACCTGGGACAAGGGATCGTCGACGGCGGGACACGGCCCCCTTCGGTGCTGGTCAGCGAACTGCTGGATTACCTGGAACGGGGTTTCGTCGTCGCCGGTGCGGCCGATAAAAATCTCCGCGAGACGGTCGAGGTCCGGCAGCGGTTGCAGCCGTTCAGCCGCGACTATTTCCGGGGTGACGCCGGTTCGCCGCTCTTCAGCTACTCCCGGGAGAACCTTGCCGGCAGTCTGGCCAAGGGGCGCGGTGCCGAACCCCGCCCGTTCATGGTTGCACCGTTGCCGGTGCCGGACGAGGTGACGACGATTACGCTTGCCGATCTGGCAGCCTTTCTGGCGAACCCGGCCCGACAGTTTCTCCGCCTCCGGCTGGGAGTTCACCTGGAGCGGAGCGAGGAACTTCTGCCGGAGTGTGAGCCGTTTCTTCCCGATCCGCTGGAGCGTTACCAGCTCGACCAGGAGGTGGTGGCGACCCTGCTGGCGGGGGGAGATCCCGAACTACAGCGGGAAGTGCTGCGCAGCCGGGGACTGCTGCCGCCGGGGGCTATCGGTGCCGAGGTCTTCCGGCGTCGCGTGGCGGCCGTCGCCGATTTTGCCGCCGAGGTGGGGGCAACGCTGGCCGGCGAAGCGCTGTCGCCGCTGGAAGTCGACCTGCCGCTCGGCGGCGTGCGGCTGGTCGGCCGGCTTCGGCGGCTCGGGCCGGCCGGACTGGTGCAGTATCGCTTTGCCAAGCTCAAGGCAAAGGATCGGCTGCGGGCCTGGCTGGAACATCTGGCCCTCAATGCCGTGGCCCCGGCAGAGTGCCCCCGGCGGACCGTTCTCTTTGCCAGCGATGCCACCGTCACCTACGAACCGCTGACGGCTGCCGCCGGCGAACTGGAACGGCTCGTCGGGCTCTACCGGCAGGGATTGGCTGCGCCGCTCCGCTTCTTCCCCGAGAGTTCGCTCGAATATGCCCGGAAGAGCCGGGAGCCGAAAAAGGCCGATCAGGCGCCGGCGGCCGCCCGGAAGAAATGGCGCGGTTCCGAGGAGTATCCCGGCGAGGGGGAGGAGCCGGCGTTCCGGCGCTGCTTCGGGGCCGCCGAGCCCTTTGCCGGCGACTTCGCTGCGGTGGCACTGACGGTCTACGGCCCGCTGCTCGACTGCCAGACCGAACGGAAACGGAAATAG
- the nifJ gene encoding pyruvate:ferredoxin (flavodoxin) oxidoreductase, giving the protein MSRKMVTIDGNTAAAHVAHATNEVIAIYPITPSSVMGEISDIKSAMGEKNIWGSIPSVVEMQSEGGAAGAVHGSLQAGALTTTFTASQGLLLMIPNMFKIAGELTPTVFHVSARAIAAQALSIFGDHSDVMACRSTGWAMLASNNSQEVMDFALIAQSATLRSRVPFLHFFDGFRTSHEVLKVEELTYDDMRAMLDDELIAQHKARGLSPDHPVMRGTAQNPDVYFQGRETVNPYYPVSIGIVREEMNKFAKITGRQYQLIDYVGAPDADKVIVIMGSGADTVHETVENLVAKGEKVGVVKVHLYRPFPIEDFVAALPKTVKKIAVLDRTKEPGALGEPLYLDVRTAIGEAMAEGIFQFDGYPVIVGGRYGLGSKEFTPAQAKAVFDNLGAAKPKNHFVVGIKEDVTGSSLDTDPDFRNPSEGVYQAMFYGLGSDGTVGANKNSIKIIGELTDNNAQAYFVYDSKKAGSMTTSHLRFGKQYIRAPYLVDTADFVACHNFSFLEKYDMLSKAKDGATFLLNSPYDQNEVWDKMPADVQQQIIDKKLKFYVINAVKLGEEIGLGPRINVIMQTAFFKISNIIPLETAVESIRDAIKKSYGKAGEKVVAMNNKAVDAGLENIAEVKVPVTATSTIKKPPVVSAQAPAFVQETTAPMIAGLGDDLPVSKMPADGTFPTATSQFEKRNIAIEIPVWDEQLCIQCGICSFVCPHASVRMKAYDASALTGAPATFKSAECKIPEMKGQKLTVQVAPEDCTGCGACAYNCPAKDKNNPSHKALDMAYQPPLRASEVANFEFFLGIPDVDATQVKLESVRGSQLVRPLFEFSGACAGCGETPYLKLLSQLFGDRTMIANATGCSSIYGGNLPTTPWAKRADGRGPAWSNSLFEDNAEFGFGMRLAVDKFNQMALELLDELATCSCASCSDIKGLMAEIKGADQSTQAGVEAQRGRIDVLKKALAGCPEAAAKRLLTVADYLVKKAVWIIGGDGWAYDIGYGGLDHVIASGKNVNLLVLDTEVYSNTGGQASKSTPLGAVAQFAAGGKPVSKKDLGMMAMSYGSVYVANVSLANPAQCVKAFLEAEAYDGPSLIIAYSHCIAHGINMTTAVDEQKRAVTSGYWPLFRYNPQLAAEHKNPLQLDSKAPTIAFEEYAYGENRYKVLKKNNPQAAEKLMKQASQWTKARFAYYQKLASLTYENPGE; this is encoded by the coding sequence ATGAGTCGCAAAATGGTTACCATTGACGGCAACACCGCGGCCGCCCACGTGGCCCACGCCACCAACGAGGTGATTGCCATCTACCCGATCACCCCGTCGTCGGTCATGGGGGAGATTTCCGACATTAAGAGCGCCATGGGCGAGAAGAACATCTGGGGATCCATTCCGTCGGTAGTCGAGATGCAGTCCGAAGGAGGGGCCGCCGGGGCCGTCCACGGTTCGTTGCAGGCCGGCGCCCTGACCACCACCTTTACTGCCAGCCAGGGGCTGCTGCTGATGATTCCCAACATGTTCAAGATCGCCGGTGAACTGACGCCGACCGTCTTCCATGTCTCCGCCCGGGCCATTGCCGCCCAGGCGCTGTCGATCTTCGGCGATCACTCGGACGTGATGGCCTGCCGTTCCACCGGCTGGGCGATGCTCGCCTCCAACAACTCCCAGGAGGTCATGGACTTCGCCCTGATCGCCCAATCGGCGACCCTCCGCTCGCGGGTGCCGTTCCTGCACTTCTTCGATGGTTTCCGGACTTCCCACGAAGTGCTCAAGGTCGAAGAGCTGACCTATGACGATATGCGTGCCATGCTGGACGACGAGCTGATCGCCCAGCACAAGGCCCGCGGCCTCTCCCCCGACCATCCGGTGATGCGCGGTACCGCCCAGAACCCGGACGTCTATTTCCAGGGTCGCGAGACGGTCAATCCGTATTATCCCGTCTCCATCGGCATCGTTCGCGAAGAGATGAACAAGTTTGCCAAGATTACCGGCCGCCAGTATCAGCTGATCGATTACGTCGGGGCTCCTGATGCCGACAAGGTGATTGTCATCATGGGGTCGGGTGCCGATACGGTTCATGAGACGGTGGAAAATCTCGTCGCCAAGGGTGAAAAGGTCGGCGTCGTCAAGGTCCACCTCTACCGGCCGTTCCCGATCGAAGATTTCGTGGCCGCGCTCCCCAAGACGGTCAAGAAGATCGCCGTCCTCGACCGGACCAAGGAACCGGGCGCCCTGGGCGAGCCGCTCTACCTCGATGTCCGCACCGCGATCGGCGAAGCCATGGCCGAGGGCATCTTCCAGTTCGACGGCTATCCGGTGATCGTCGGCGGCCGCTACGGCCTCGGCTCCAAGGAGTTCACCCCCGCCCAGGCCAAGGCTGTTTTCGACAACCTCGGTGCCGCCAAGCCGAAGAACCACTTCGTGGTCGGGATCAAGGAAGACGTTACCGGTAGCAGCCTCGATACCGATCCGGACTTCCGTAATCCGTCGGAAGGGGTTTACCAGGCGATGTTCTACGGCCTCGGTTCCGACGGCACCGTCGGTGCCAACAAGAACTCGATCAAGATCATCGGCGAGCTGACCGACAACAATGCCCAGGCCTACTTCGTCTACGATTCCAAGAAGGCCGGTTCAATGACCACCTCCCATCTCCGCTTCGGCAAGCAGTACATCCGGGCGCCCTATCTGGTGGACACCGCCGACTTCGTTGCCTGCCACAACTTCTCCTTCCTGGAGAAGTACGACATGCTCTCCAAGGCCAAGGACGGAGCGACCTTCCTCCTCAACTCTCCCTATGACCAGAATGAGGTCTGGGACAAGATGCCGGCCGACGTGCAGCAGCAGATCATCGACAAGAAGCTGAAGTTCTACGTGATCAATGCCGTCAAACTCGGTGAGGAGATCGGCCTCGGACCCCGCATCAACGTGATCATGCAGACCGCCTTCTTCAAAATCTCCAACATCATTCCGCTGGAGACCGCGGTGGAGTCGATCCGCGACGCCATCAAAAAGTCCTACGGCAAGGCGGGCGAGAAAGTGGTCGCCATGAACAACAAGGCGGTCGATGCCGGTCTGGAAAACATCGCCGAGGTGAAGGTCCCGGTAACCGCCACCAGCACCATCAAGAAGCCGCCCGTCGTCAGCGCCCAGGCGCCGGCCTTCGTCCAGGAGACCACCGCGCCGATGATCGCCGGCCTCGGCGACGACCTGCCGGTTTCCAAGATGCCGGCTGATGGTACCTTCCCCACCGCCACCTCCCAGTTCGAGAAGCGGAACATCGCCATCGAGATTCCGGTGTGGGACGAGCAGCTCTGCATCCAGTGCGGTATCTGCTCCTTCGTCTGCCCCCATGCGTCCGTCCGGATGAAGGCGTATGACGCTTCCGCCCTGACCGGCGCACCGGCCACCTTCAAGTCGGCGGAGTGCAAGATCCCCGAAATGAAGGGGCAGAAGCTCACTGTCCAGGTGGCGCCGGAGGATTGCACCGGTTGCGGCGCCTGTGCCTACAACTGCCCGGCCAAGGACAAGAATAACCCGAGCCACAAGGCCCTCGACATGGCCTACCAGCCGCCGCTCCGGGCCTCGGAAGTTGCCAACTTCGAATTCTTCCTCGGCATTCCCGACGTCGACGCGACCCAGGTCAAGCTCGAGTCGGTCCGCGGATCCCAGCTGGTCCGGCCGCTTTTCGAGTTCTCCGGTGCCTGCGCCGGCTGCGGCGAGACGCCGTACCTGAAGCTGCTCTCCCAGCTCTTCGGCGACCGGACGATGATCGCCAACGCCACCGGCTGCTCGTCAATCTACGGCGGCAACCTGCCGACCACCCCGTGGGCCAAGCGTGCCGACGGTCGCGGGCCGGCTTGGTCCAACTCGCTGTTCGAAGACAACGCCGAGTTCGGCTTCGGGATGCGGCTGGCGGTCGACAAGTTCAACCAGATGGCTCTGGAACTCCTCGACGAACTGGCCACCTGCTCCTGCGCTTCCTGTAGCGACATCAAGGGGCTGATGGCCGAGATCAAGGGCGCCGACCAGTCGACCCAGGCCGGGGTGGAAGCCCAGCGCGGCCGGATTGACGTGCTGAAGAAGGCGCTGGCGGGCTGCCCGGAAGCCGCCGCCAAGCGGCTGCTCACCGTGGCCGACTACCTGGTCAAGAAAGCGGTCTGGATCATTGGCGGCGACGGCTGGGCCTACGACATCGGCTACGGCGGTCTCGACCATGTCATCGCCTCTGGCAAGAACGTCAACCTGCTGGTCCTCGATACCGAAGTGTACTCCAACACCGGCGGTCAGGCCTCCAAATCGACGCCGCTCGGCGCCGTGGCCCAGTTTGCCGCCGGCGGCAAGCCGGTCAGCAAGAAGGACCTCGGGATGATGGCCATGTCCTACGGTTCGGTCTACGTAGCCAACGTCTCGCTGGCCAATCCGGCCCAGTGCGTCAAGGCGTTCCTCGAAGCCGAAGCCTACGACGGCCCGTCGCTGATCATTGCCTACTCGCACTGCATCGCCCATGGCATCAACATGACCACTGCCGTCGACGAGCAGAAACGGGCGGTCACTTCCGGCTACTGGCCGCTGTTCCGCTACAATCCGCAGCTGGCCGCGGAGCACAAGAACCCGCTCCAGCTCGACAGCAAGGCACCGACCATCGCCTTCGAGGAGTATGCCTACGGCGAGAACCGTTACAAAGTGCTGAAGAAGAACAATCCCCAGGCGGCCGAGAAACTGATGAAACAGGCCTCCCAGTGGACCAAGGCCCGCTTCGCCTATTACCAGAAGCTAGCGAGCCTGACCTACGAGAACCCGGGCGAGTAA